The genomic interval TCGCAACAGGCCGTCGACATCATCACCGAGCTCTTCATTGACCCGGGTGACGTCATCCTCGCCGAGGCGCCCACCTATGTCGGTTCGCTGTCGATCTTCGCCACCTACCAGGCCGAGGTCCAGCAGGTCACCATCGACGCCGACGGCGTGATTCCCGAGGCGCTGGAAGAGAGGATCGTCCAGCTCGAGCGCGAGGGACGGCGCATCAAGTTCTTCTATTGCCTGCCCAACTTCCACAACCCCGCGGGCGTCACCCTCTCGGAGGAGCGTCGGCCGCAGGTCATCGACATCTGCCGTCGTCACCACATCCTCATCGTTGAGGACAATCCGTATGGGCTACTCGGTTTCGAGGGCCAGACCTACACCGCGCTCAAGACGCTCGCACCCAACGACGTCGTGTATCTCGGCTCCTTCTCCAAGATCTTCGCCCCCGGTTACCGCGTCGGTTGGGCGGTGGCGCCCGCCGCCGTGAGGGAGAAGATGAAGTTGGCGTCGGAAGCGGCCATCCTCTGCCCCTCGTCGATGAGTCAGTACTCCATCGCCATGTACCTCGACGGCTTCGACTGGCGCCAGCAGATCACAGACTTCCGCGCGATGTATCGAGGGCGGCGCGACGCCATGATCTCCGCCCTTGAGGAGTTCATGCCTGAGTGCACATGGAACGTGCCCGATGGAGGCTTCTACGTGTGGGTCGGTCTTCCGGATGGGCTCGACGCCAAGGACATGCTTCCCCGCGCGGTCACCAACCTCGTCGCCTACGTCTCCGGAACGGCCTTCTATGCCGGAGGACGCTCAGGCCGCGATCACATGAGGTTGTCCTTCTGTTATCCCGAGCCCGTCGAGATACGTGAGGGCGTCCGGCGCCTCTCCGAGGTCATCAGCCGTGACCTGGAGCTGCGTGATCTCTTCGGACCTACGTCCTCCCGCCCCGACGAGGGCATCGTCGCCCCGGCACCCGACCAAATCTGAGGAGCACGCCGTGTCCATTCCGACGTCAGAACCCCTGCGCATTGCCATCCTTGCCGGCGGACTCAGCCACGAGCGTGACGTATCTCTGCGCTCAGGCCACCGCGTGGCCAAGGTGCTCAAGCACCTGGGGCACACCGTCCTCATCCTCGATGTTGACGCCCGCATGATTGCGTCGCTACGGGCCTTCGGCCCCGACGTCGTGTGGCCACTCGTCCACGGCTCACACGGCGAGGACGGAGGCTTGCAGAACATCCTGATCGCGCTGGGCCTCCCCTATGTGGGAACGCACTCCGACGGCTGCCAGCGCTCGTCCTTCAAGCCCACCGCCAAGGCGACCGTGCGCACCGGTGGTGTGCTCACCCCGGACTCGGTGACGCTACCCAAGTCTTACTTCTCCCAGCTCGGTGCCCAGGATGTCCTCGGCGTCGTCTCCGGCCACCTCGGCTTTCCCGTCATCGTCAAGCCCAATCAAGGCGGATCGGGCCTTGGCGTGTCCCTCGTGACCAACGCGGATGAGCTCCGCCAGGCCATGGTCGCCTGCTTCGCCTACGACGAGCGCGCCCTCATCGAGTCCTACGTTCCTGGCCGGGAGATCGCCGTATCCGTCGTCGACGTCGGCGATGGCCCGCGTCCGCTACCGCCGGTGGAGGTCGTCACGGAGGGTCAGTACGACTTCGACGCGCGCTACAACCCTGGACGTTCCGAGTACTTCGTTCCCGCCCGGTTGAGCGAGGCCGAGACCTCGCTCGTCCAGGACACGGCACTCCGTGTGCACCGGACGCTCGGCCTCGGCAACGTCTCTCGTACTGACCTCATCCTCGCCGAGGACGGAACTCCCTGGTTCGTCGACGTCAACGTTGTCCCTGGAATGACCGAGACCTCTCTTCTCCCGCTCGCTGCCGAGGCCGACGGCGATCTCCCCGGTCTGTACGACGCACTCGTCCGTCACCCGTCAGTACATCCGTGACTATACGGAAGTACCCGTCTTTCATACCGCTCGTGTGAGGGCGGGGTGTGTTTCACGTGAAACACACCCCGCCCTCACGCTGTGAAGTCTCGTGACTCTGTGATGTCTCAGAACGTAGGTAACGGTTGGTGAGGTTGGGGTGTTGGGGGCGTGCTTGGGTCTTCGTGCAGCCGCGTCCGCCGCGGCGGTTGGTAGGTTCCGGGGGCGTAGGTGGTGCCGGGCTCGGGCTAGGCGTGCTCGAGGACCTGGCCATCGGGTCTGGAGAAAACGATGCGTAGGGTGTCCCCGGTGACGGCGACACGCTGGCGGGCGTGGCGCAGTAAGACAAGGAGGCAAGTGCCTTCGAGGCGCACCAGCCCGTTGGGTGCGATGGCGCGGTCCGCCGGTGGGCGCGGAGGGAGGCTCGGCCACAGGTGCAGCGTCCTAGGCCTGCTGCGAGGCGAGGCGCCCGGGCATGTCCTGTGGCTAGAGCG from Actinomyces respiraculi carries:
- a CDS encoding PLP-dependent aminotransferase family protein, whose translation is MPNLKDLPLDALADATATMLRKDGGRALQYGNGQGLPALREKIPEIMALEGIDADPEDVIITTGSQQAVDIITELFIDPGDVILAEAPTYVGSLSIFATYQAEVQQVTIDADGVIPEALEERIVQLEREGRRIKFFYCLPNFHNPAGVTLSEERRPQVIDICRRHHILIVEDNPYGLLGFEGQTYTALKTLAPNDVVYLGSFSKIFAPGYRVGWAVAPAAVREKMKLASEAAILCPSSMSQYSIAMYLDGFDWRQQITDFRAMYRGRRDAMISALEEFMPECTWNVPDGGFYVWVGLPDGLDAKDMLPRAVTNLVAYVSGTAFYAGGRSGRDHMRLSFCYPEPVEIREGVRRLSEVISRDLELRDLFGPTSSRPDEGIVAPAPDQI
- a CDS encoding D-alanine--D-alanine ligase family protein, with the translated sequence MSIPTSEPLRIAILAGGLSHERDVSLRSGHRVAKVLKHLGHTVLILDVDARMIASLRAFGPDVVWPLVHGSHGEDGGLQNILIALGLPYVGTHSDGCQRSSFKPTAKATVRTGGVLTPDSVTLPKSYFSQLGAQDVLGVVSGHLGFPVIVKPNQGGSGLGVSLVTNADELRQAMVACFAYDERALIESYVPGREIAVSVVDVGDGPRPLPPVEVVTEGQYDFDARYNPGRSEYFVPARLSEAETSLVQDTALRVHRTLGLGNVSRTDLILAEDGTPWFVDVNVVPGMTETSLLPLAAEADGDLPGLYDALVRHPSVHP